The sequence GCTCGGGCCGCTGCCCCTCATCGCCGACGAACTCGCGAGCGGCCGGCTCGTGACGCCGCTGCCGGGCCCGCGCATCGCGACGCGCAGCTACTGGTGGGTCGAGCAGTCCTTATAGGCCGGGCCTCCCAAGGAAGTACACCCCCAAAGTACCCGGACAGGTACCCGATCTTTGCCGCTATTATCGACCACCCTTTCTTGCGCGTTTTTTCGCTTTTCGAGCCCGAAAAATCGCAAAATACTTGGAGGTTTGGAGGGAAGTAGTTCATATGTTTGTTTTAATTGATATTTTTTACCTCCAAGTTCCCTCCAAACCCCCTATTTTTCTGGAGGAAATTCTGGAGGGAAACCGCCAACACATCAAGCCACGCCGACCGTCTCGGGCATTGCCCCGCCGTCTGGAACGCTGCGCGCAAAGAATCTCCCGTGCCGCCACCCCTCCGCGCGCGGAAACAGAAACGGGCCTCGCGGCCCGTGGAAAGTGACTTTGGAAAGTGGGGCGTTACGCCGCGTCGCGCGCCCGCATGATCGTCTGGCGGCTCGTGCCGAATTGTCGGGCAAGCGCGGCCACGCTCGCCCCCGCGTCCAGCTCGCGCAGCACGTCCGCCCGCTGTTCGTCCGACAAGGCGGACGGTCGCCCCAATGCCTTGCCTTCCGCCTTCGCGCGAGCGATACCGGCATGCGTTCGCTCGATCAGCAGATCGCGTTCGAACTCGGCCACCGCGTTCAACACCTGCATGGTCATTCGGCCGGCCGCGCTCGTCAGATCGACGCCGCCCAGCGCGAGACAATGAACCCGGATACCGCGTTCGGCCAAACCCTCGACCGTGGTCCGCACGTCCATTGCATTGCGGCCGAGCCGATCAAGCTTGGTCACGATCAGCACGTCGCCTTCCTCCATCCTGACGAGCAACTGGGCGAAGCCCGGCCGCTGATCCGCGCT comes from Burkholderia savannae and encodes:
- a CDS encoding recombinase family protein; amino-acid sequence: MSRTFAYARVSTSDQTTANQLREIEAAGFSVDKRRVVTESISGSVSADQRPGFAQLLVRMEEGDVLIVTKLDRLGRNAMDVRTTVEGLAERGIRVHCLALGGVDLTSAAGRMTMQVLNAVAEFERDLLIERTHAGIARAKAEGKALGRPSALSDEQRADVLRELDAGASVAALARQFGTSRQTIMRARDAA